The Urbifossiella limnaea nucleotide sequence ACGACACCGGCCACTGGCACACCAGGTTGTGCCCGTCGCGGTGGAAGAACTTGTGGTCGCGGACGCGGATGACGAACTCCAGGTCGCCGCGCGGGGCGCCCGGGTCGCCGGCGTCACCCTCGCCGGCGTAGCGGATGCGGTTGCCGGTATCGACGCCGGCGGGAATCTCGACGTCGAGCGTCCGCCGGGCCTCGACCCGGCCGCGGCCGCGGCACCCGCCGCACGGGTCGGTCACGACCTGCCCGCGCCCCTCGCACGCCCGGCACGTCTGCTGGACGGAGATGAACCCCTGGTTGAGCAGCACCGCCCCCTGGCCGCCGCAGCGCTTGCAGGTCGCCGGCTTCGTGCCGGCCTTCGCCCCGCTGCCATTGCAGGGGGCGCAGAACTCCTCGCGGGAAACCGTCTGCGACTTCGTGACGCCGGTGGCGGCCTCGACCAGGTCGATGTCGATGACGGTCTGTAGGTCGCGCCCGGGGCGGGGCCCGCCGCGCTGCCGGCGCCCGCCGCCGCCGCCGCCGAACAAGCCGCCGAACAGGTCGCCGAACAGGTCGCCGAGGTCGACGCCTTGCCCGCCCCCGCCGCCCTGCAGGCCGGCGTGGCCGTGGCGGTCGTAGACGGCGCGCTTCTGCGGGTCGCGCAGCACCTCGTAGGCCTCGGTCACTTCCTTGAAGCGGACCTCGGCCTCGGCGTCCCCGACGTTCCGGTCGGGGTGGTGCTGCATCGCCAGCTTCCGGTACGACTTGGTGATCTCCACCTCGGTCGCCGTCCGGGTGACGCTCAGCACCTCGTAGTAGTCGCGCTTCGCCATCGGATCAGAGTTGCCAGTGGACAGGGGCCGGTGGCCAGTCGAAACACCCTTGCATCATATGAGCAGTGGGCAGTGGGCGGTGAATCCGGTTGCCCGTCTTCACCGCCCACTGCCCACTGCCCCCTGCCCACGACTCACGCGACGGCGCCGGCGACCTTCGACTTCTTGTCGTCCTCGTCGATCTTGGTGATCATCACCTCGGTCGTCAGCATCAGCCCGGCGATGCTGGCGGCGTTCTGCAGGGCGTTCCGCGTCACCCGCAGGGGGTCCACGATCCCGGCCTTGAACATGTCCACGTAGTCGTCGTTGTTGGCGTCGTAGCCGTAGGTCGCGTTCTTCTGGTTCGCCACCTCGTCGGCCACCACGGCGCCGTCCTTGCCGCAGTTCTCGGCGATCGTGCGGACCGGCTTCTGCAAGGCGCGGGCCACGATCTCGGCGCCGTTCCGCTCGTCGCCCTTGAGCTTCTCGGCCAGCGCCTCGACGACCGGCACGCAGCGGAGCAGGGCGGTGCCGCCGCCGGCGACGATCCCCTCGGCGACCGCGGCGCGGGTCGCGTGCAGGGCGTCCTCGACGCGGCCCTTCGTCTGCTTCATCTCGGCCTCGGTCGCGGCCCCGACCTTGATGATCGCCACGCCGCCGACCAGCTTCGCCAGCCGCTCGGAGAACTTCTCCTTGTCGTACTCGCTCTCGGTCTGGTCCATCTGGGTGCGGATCGTCTGCACGCGGGCCTCGATGGCCTCCTTCCGCTTCTTCTCCAGCTTCTCGACGATGATCGTGCAGTTCTCCTTCTCCACGCTCACCCGGTCGGCCGTGCCGAGCATCTCGAGCGTGACGTTCTCCAGCTTGATGCCGCGGTCCTCGCTCACGAACGTGCCGCCGGTGAGGACGGCCATGTCCTCCATCATCGCCTTGCGGCGGTCGCCGAACCCGGGGGCCTTGACCGCGCACACCTCGACGAGCCCGCGGAGCTTGTTGACCACGAGCATCGCCAGCGCCTCGCTCTCCACGTCCTCGGCGACGATGAGCAGCGGCCGGCGGGCCTGCGCCACCTTCTCGAGCAGCGGCAGGAACTCGCGGACGTTGGAGAGCTTCTTCTCGTACAGCAGCACGAGGACGTTCTCCGGCTCCCACTTCAGGTCCGGGCTGTTGGCGGCGAAGTACGGCGAGATGTAGCCCTTGTCGAACTGCATCCCCTCGACGAAGTCGAGCACCGTGTCGGAGGTCTTGCCCTCTTCCACGGTAATGACGCCGTCCTTGCCGACCTTCTCGAAGGCGTCGGCCATGAGGGCGCCGATCTTCGGGTCGTTGTTGGCGGAGATGCTGGCGACGTGCTGCATCTCCTCCTTCTTGGTGAGCCGCTTGGTGAGCGTGCCTTCGAGGTACTCGACGGCCTTGCTGACGGCCTTGTCGATGCCGCGCTTCACGGCCATCGGGTTGCCGCCGATGGTCGTGTACCGCAGGCCTTCCTGGTAGATGGCCAGCGCCAGCACGGTGGCGGTGGTGGTGCCGTCGCCGGCGTTGTCGGAGGTCTTCTGGGCGACGGCGTTGACCAGCTTGGCGCCCATGTTCTCGAAGGCGTCCGGCAGGTCGATTTCCTTCGAGACGGTGACGCCGTCCTTGGTGACGGTGGGGCCGCCGAACGACTTGTCGATGATGACGTTCCGGCCGGTCGGCCCGAGCGTGACGCCGACCGCGCGGGCCAACTTCTCGGCGCCCTGGAGGAGCTTCTTGCGGGCGTCGTCGGTGTACAGCAGCTGCTTCGCCATTTGATTAGTTCCGAGTTTCGAGTTTGAAGTTTCGAGTTTGGAGGCGCCGAGTTCCGAGCCGGGTCGGCATCACCGCCCCGCGGTTCACCTCGCGGGGCGGGAACTCGAAACCCGAAACTCGGAACTCGAAACTACTTCACCAGCTTGGCGAGGATGTCGCTCTCGCGCAGGATCTTCAGCTCCTTGCTGCTGACCTCCACGTCCGAGCCGCTGTACTTGCCGTAGATCACAGTGTCGCCGACCTTCACGCCGACGGCCGTCCGCACGCCCTTGTCGGACAGCTTGCCGGGGCCGACGGCCACGACCTTGCCCTGCTGCGGCTTCTGCTTGGCGGTGTCCGGCAGCAGGATGCCGCCGGCGGTCTTCTCCTCGGCGTCGGTCGGCTCCACCACGACGCGGTCGTCGAGCGGGCGGAGGCTCAGGGGGGCGTCCTTCTTGGCCATCGGGGGCTCCACGTATCTGAGAGTGAGGGTGTGTGTGTTCGTGTGAGAAGCCCACCCGCAGCGGCGGGTGGGCCGAGTACCGCGTTACATCATGCCGCCCATGCCGCCCATGCCGCCCATCCCACCGCCCATGCCGTGGTCGTCGTGGTGGTGGTCGCCGCCGCCGGCCTTCTTCGGCTCGGGGATGTCGGCGATCATGGCCTCGGTCGTGAGTAGCAGGCCGGCCACGCTCGCGCCGTTCTGCAGGGCGCTCCGCGTCACCTTCACCGGGTCCACCACGCCCGCCTTGCGCAGGTCGGTGTACTCGTCGGTGTCGGCGTTGTAGCCGTGGTTCTTGTCCTTCGCCTTGAGAATCTTCGAGACGACGACGGTGCCGTCCTTGCCGGCGTTCTCGGCGATCATCCGGCACGGCATCTCCAGGGCGCGGTACAGCACCCGGGCGCCCTCCGCCTCGTCGCCTTCGAGCTTCAGCTTGTCCAGCCCCTTGCGGGCGTTCAGCAGCGCCACGCCGCCGCCGGGGACGATCCCCTCGGCGATGGCGGCCTTGGTCGCGGCCAGGGCGTCCTCGTACAGCGCCTTCCGCTCCTTCATGGCCGTCTCGGTCGCGCCGCCGACCTTGATGACGGCCACGCCGCCGGCCAGCTTGGCGAGCCGCTCCTGCAGCTTCTCGCGGTCGTACTCGCTGTCCGTCTTGTCGATCTCCTTGCGGATCAGCTCGGCCCGGCCGTCGATGGCCGCCTGCTTCCCCTTGCCCTCGGTGATGGTCGTGTTCTCGGCGTCGATGCGGACGCGCTTGCAGCGGCCGAGGTAGCTCACGACCGTGGGCACCTTCTCGCCCTTCGGCCCGTCGGAGACGGCGTCGAGCTGCACGCCCAGATCCTTGAAGATCGCCTTGCCGCCGGTCAGCACGGCGATGTCTTCGAGCATGGCCTTGCGGCGGTCGCCGTAGCCGGGCGCCTTGACGGCGCAGACCTGGAGGATGCCCTTCAGCTTGTTGAGCACGAGCGTGGCCAGCGCCTCGCCCTCGAAGTCCTCGGCGATGAGGACCATCGGCTCCTTCTGCTTGCTGGCCCACTCGAGCAGCGGGATCAGGCTCTTCACCGTGCTGACCTTCTCCTCGAAGATCAGGACGTAGGGGTTGTCGAACTCGCAGGTGACCGACTCGGGGTTGTTCACGAAGTGCGGCGACAGGTAGCCGCGGTCGAACTGCATCCCCTGGACGACGTTCACGACCGTGTCGGCGGCCTTGCCCTCTTCCACGGTGATGACGCCGTTAGTGGCACCGACCTTCTTCATGGCCTCGGACAACTTCGAGCCGATGTCGCGGTCGTTGTTGGCCGAGATGGTGGCGACTTCGGTGATGCTCTTGGAGTCCTTCGGGTCGATCTCCTCGGCGATCTTGTGGAGCTCCTCGACCACCTTGTCGACGCCCTTCTGGATGCCGCGGACCAGCGCCATCGGGTCGTGCCCGCCGGCAACGGCCTTGAGGCCTTCGCGGAAGATGAACTCGGCCAGCACGGTGGCGGTGGTGGTGCCGTCGCCGGCGATGTCGGAGGTCTTGCTGGCGGCCTCCTTGACGAGCTGGGCGCCCATGTTCTCGAACGGGTCGTTGAGCTCGATGTCTTCGGCGACGGTGACGCCGTCCTTGGTGACGTTGGGGGCGCCCCAGCCCTTGTCGAGGACAGCGTTGCGGCCGCGCGGCCCGAGGGTGGAGCGGACGGCGCGGGCGAGCTTGCTGGCCCCGGCGAGGAGCTTCTGCCGGGCGTCGTCGGCGTACTGGAGTTGCTTGGCTGCCATCGGTTCGATCCGCCCAGGGTGGTACGAAAGAGAATCGGTGACCTACCCCACAGCAAAGCGGGTGCCGCGGCGTATGTGGTGGCGCAAGGTGTTTTTTGGGAAGGGATTGCGACGGATGCTTGTAAGCCGCGGATGGCTGCTAGTGCCATTGTGGCAGCGGCCGACGCTGGGGGGAGGATCGGTTTTGGCAGGGGCCGCAGTGAGGCAGGATTCGGGTTGTTGCACCGCGAACCCGTCGCAGCGTTGACGTGTCGGGGGGTGGGACGCCGCCATCCAACCGGAGTTCGGAATGATTCGCCCGACAACGTCCGACGACACCGCCGCCATCCTCACCTTGGCTGTGGCGTCCGGCCTATTCCCTCCCGAAGCGACCGACGATGTCGCCGCCGTCTTGCGTGGGAGTCTGGCCGGTGAGAATGGTCCCGACCACGTGTGGCTGACCGACGACGACATCGGGCCGGTGGGTGTGGCGTACTACGCCCCGGAGCGGATGACGGACGGGACGTGGAACTTGTACATGCTCGCCGTCCACCCGGACCGCCAACGGCAGGGGCGGGGCGCGGCTCTGGTGCGCCACGTCGAGCGGGAGTTGTCGACCCGCGGTGCCCGGGTGCTCCTGATCGAGACATCGGGACTGGCGGCCTTCGAGCGGACGCGGGCGTTCTACCGGGCGCTCGGGTACGATGAGGAAGCCCGCATCCGCGAGTTCTATAAGGCTGGCGACGACAAGGTCGTGTTCCGCAAGGCGCTGGCGTAGAACTCAGGAGTTGCACGCGATGATCGTATCGGACCGCCTGACGCTGGTGCCAGCCACGGTCGCGCTGGCCCGTGCGGAGCTCGCCGACCGCGGCGAGTTCGCCCGCCAACTCGACGCCGTGGTGCCCGACAACTGGCCCCCGGAATCCGCCGCCGACGCACTGCCGCTTTTCCTGAGCTGGCTCGAAGCCGCACCCGACCGCGTCGGCTGGTTCGGCTGGTACGCCCTGGCCCGCGACGCCGGTCCGCCAGTGCTGGTCGGCGGGGGCGGGTTCCTCGGGCCGCCGCAAGACGGAGCGGTTCAGATCGGCTACTCGCTGCTGCCCGAGTTCCAGCGGCGCGGGTATGCGACGGAAATGGTGAACGGCCTGGTTCGCTGGGCGTTCGGCCAGCCGGGGGTGGAGGTGATCGCGGCCGAAACGGAGTGGGCCAACCCCGCGTCAGTGCGGGTGCTGGAAAAGGTGGGGTTCACGCCCGCAGGGTCGGCGGCAGAGCCGGGCGGAGCGCGGTTTGAGTTGCGTCGCAAAACGAAACCGGGGGCTTGCGCCCCCGGCTAACGACACGGCAACTGCACGCCCGGATTACGCCGGCGCCTGGCGCTCCGCCAGTACGGCTAGCTCGGTCAGCTTCGCCGCCGTCACGCCGATCCGCTCGAAGCACTCGGCCACGATGCTGTTCGGCGTCGTGAACAGCGTGATGAGCAGGTCCATCGGGGTCACGCGGTCGCGGCCCGAGTCGGCGGCCCGGCCGTGGGCGTCGCGGAGTAGCCGGATCACGTTGTCGGACAGGAACTCGCGGTTCAGCAGGAGCGGCGGAACCGGCTCCGCGTTCTCTTGGTTGAACAGGTCGCGGAACTGGTCAAGTAGGCCCGGGAGGTCGGCGCCGAGGCGGCCGGCCCAACTCGACACGCCCGAATCCGGCGCCGCGAGCAGGCCCATGAACAGGTGCGGGGTGCGGACGCTGTCCCAGTTGGTGGCCCGGGTGTGGGCTAGCGACTCCCGGAGGACGGTGGCCGTGGCCTCGTCCAGGATGTCGGGGCTGAGGCGGCCGCTGGGCAGGAAGATGTCGTCCACAGTTCGACCGTTTCCGTTCCGAGCGGGTGACGGGGTAACCGTCGTGCCGGCGGGTTCGCCGGGCGTCGTCCGGTTGGGTGGATTATGTCGCGCTCGCACCCGACCCGCAAGGCGGCTCCGTAACCATCAGACCAGTTTTTTCCTTGCCGCAATTCCGCCCGGCACTGAGGATGAGCGGCCGGCCGATGTTTTCAGGTCGGCCCTGATTCGGAGGCACACCATGACGGGGCGGAGCGTCCGCGCGGCGGGGTGGGTTCTGCTCGGCGCCGCCGTCGCTGTCGGTCAGCCGGCGAAGGACGACAGCCGGGCCGCAACTCTCACCGACGCGACCGGCAAGGAGCAGGCGCTGACGGGCGTGCGGTTCACCGGCGGCGTGCGGCGGCTCGGCTGGCTCGGCGGCCCGAAGGACGCCCCGGCGGCTCTGGAGCTGCGCGAGCCGGATTCGACCACGTTCCAGAAGGGCGTAACGACGCTGATCCCACTCGGGGCCGTGGAGGCTGTCCGGTACGACTACGCGAAGGTGGCTGTCGCCGTGGCGGTGAAGGGGCTGCCGGCGCCGCTGGCGGGGTCGCTGCAGTTCAAGGGGATCAACACGTGCGCGCTCGACAGCGCGGCCGGGAAGTTCGCCGG carries:
- the dnaJ gene encoding molecular chaperone DnaJ, whose translation is MAKRDYYEVLSVTRTATEVEITKSYRKLAMQHHPDRNVGDAEAEVRFKEVTEAYEVLRDPQKRAVYDRHGHAGLQGGGGGQGVDLGDLFGDLFGGLFGGGGGGRRQRGGPRPGRDLQTVIDIDLVEAATGVTKSQTVSREEFCAPCNGSGAKAGTKPATCKRCGGQGAVLLNQGFISVQQTCRACEGRGQVVTDPCGGCRGRGRVEARRTLDVEIPAGVDTGNRIRYAGEGDAGDPGAPRGDLEFVIRVRDHKFFHRDGHNLVCQWPVSFSQAALGGPIEITTLTGQKVVHDLARGTQTHEVFRVFGHGMPNPRGGRKGDLLVQVVVETPTSLTPEQEELLRKLAETTKTSVSGPRKGFFGKLKDLLGGDAPPTTDEK
- the groL gene encoding chaperonin GroEL (60 kDa chaperone family; promotes refolding of misfolded polypeptides especially under stressful conditions; forms two stacked rings of heptamers to form a barrel-shaped 14mer; ends can be capped by GroES; misfolded proteins enter the barrel where they are refolded when GroES binds); amino-acid sequence: MAKQLLYTDDARKKLLQGAEKLARAVGVTLGPTGRNVIIDKSFGGPTVTKDGVTVSKEIDLPDAFENMGAKLVNAVAQKTSDNAGDGTTTATVLALAIYQEGLRYTTIGGNPMAVKRGIDKAVSKAVEYLEGTLTKRLTKKEEMQHVASISANNDPKIGALMADAFEKVGKDGVITVEEGKTSDTVLDFVEGMQFDKGYISPYFAANSPDLKWEPENVLVLLYEKKLSNVREFLPLLEKVAQARRPLLIVAEDVESEALAMLVVNKLRGLVEVCAVKAPGFGDRRKAMMEDMAVLTGGTFVSEDRGIKLENVTLEMLGTADRVSVEKENCTIIVEKLEKKRKEAIEARVQTIRTQMDQTESEYDKEKFSERLAKLVGGVAIIKVGAATEAEMKQTKGRVEDALHATRAAVAEGIVAGGGTALLRCVPVVEALAEKLKGDERNGAEIVARALQKPVRTIAENCGKDGAVVADEVANQKNATYGYDANNDDYVDMFKAGIVDPLRVTRNALQNAASIAGLMLTTEVMITKIDEDDKKSKVAGAVA
- the groES gene encoding co-chaperone GroES, with translation MAKKDAPLSLRPLDDRVVVEPTDAEEKTAGGILLPDTAKQKPQQGKVVAVGPGKLSDKGVRTAVGVKVGDTVIYGKYSGSDVEVSSKELKILRESDILAKLVK
- the groL gene encoding chaperonin GroEL (60 kDa chaperone family; promotes refolding of misfolded polypeptides especially under stressful conditions; forms two stacked rings of heptamers to form a barrel-shaped 14mer; ends can be capped by GroES; misfolded proteins enter the barrel where they are refolded when GroES binds) → MAAKQLQYADDARQKLLAGASKLARAVRSTLGPRGRNAVLDKGWGAPNVTKDGVTVAEDIELNDPFENMGAQLVKEAASKTSDIAGDGTTTATVLAEFIFREGLKAVAGGHDPMALVRGIQKGVDKVVEELHKIAEEIDPKDSKSITEVATISANNDRDIGSKLSEAMKKVGATNGVITVEEGKAADTVVNVVQGMQFDRGYLSPHFVNNPESVTCEFDNPYVLIFEEKVSTVKSLIPLLEWASKQKEPMVLIAEDFEGEALATLVLNKLKGILQVCAVKAPGYGDRRKAMLEDIAVLTGGKAIFKDLGVQLDAVSDGPKGEKVPTVVSYLGRCKRVRIDAENTTITEGKGKQAAIDGRAELIRKEIDKTDSEYDREKLQERLAKLAGGVAVIKVGGATETAMKERKALYEDALAATKAAIAEGIVPGGGVALLNARKGLDKLKLEGDEAEGARVLYRALEMPCRMIAENAGKDGTVVVSKILKAKDKNHGYNADTDEYTDLRKAGVVDPVKVTRSALQNGASVAGLLLTTEAMIADIPEPKKAGGGDHHHDDHGMGGGMGGMGGMGGMM
- a CDS encoding GNAT family N-acetyltransferase, which codes for MIRPTTSDDTAAILTLAVASGLFPPEATDDVAAVLRGSLAGENGPDHVWLTDDDIGPVGVAYYAPERMTDGTWNLYMLAVHPDRQRQGRGAALVRHVERELSTRGARVLLIETSGLAAFERTRAFYRALGYDEEARIREFYKAGDDKVVFRKALA
- a CDS encoding GNAT family N-acetyltransferase, whose product is MIVSDRLTLVPATVALARAELADRGEFARQLDAVVPDNWPPESAADALPLFLSWLEAAPDRVGWFGWYALARDAGPPVLVGGGGFLGPPQDGAVQIGYSLLPEFQRRGYATEMVNGLVRWAFGQPGVEVIAAETEWANPASVRVLEKVGFTPAGSAAEPGGARFELRRKTKPGACAPG
- a CDS encoding Clp protease N-terminal domain-containing protein; the protein is MDDIFLPSGRLSPDILDEATATVLRESLAHTRATNWDSVRTPHLFMGLLAAPDSGVSSWAGRLGADLPGLLDQFRDLFNQENAEPVPPLLLNREFLSDNVIRLLRDAHGRAADSGRDRVTPMDLLITLFTTPNSIVAECFERIGVTAAKLTELAVLAERQAPA